The following coding sequences lie in one Hippopotamus amphibius kiboko isolate mHipAmp2 chromosome 17, mHipAmp2.hap2, whole genome shotgun sequence genomic window:
- the TBKBP1 gene encoding TANK-binding kinase 1-binding protein 1 isoform X2 yields the protein MGEGPGCISVGHRAPQARTRGIRDKLWATLSTVAPALPGGPGRAVAQALAMESMFEDDISILTQEALGPSEVWLDAPGDPSLGGDMCSASHFALITAYGDIKERLGGLERENATLRRRLKVYEIKYPLINDFGEEHGFSLYEIQDGSLLEVEKVSLQQRLNQFQHELQKNKEQEEQLGEMIQAYEKLCVEKSDLETELGEMRALVETHLRQICGLEQQLQQQQGLRDAAFPSLSPPPAPAPPCADLDLHYLALRGGSGLSHAGWPGPTTSMSELERRRLEEALEAAQGEARGAQLREEQLQAECERLQGELKQLQETRAQDLASNQSERDMAWVKRVGDDQVNLALAYTELTEELGRLRELSSLQGRILRTLLQEQARSGGQRHSPLSQRHSPAPQCPSHSPPARAAPPCPPCQSPVPQRRSPGPPCPSPQQRRSPASPSCPSPVPQRRSPVPPPCQPPSPQRRSPGPPACPAPQPRPPPPPPPGERTLAERAYAKPPSHHVKAGFQGRRSYSEMAEGAGYAGASAPWLQAEAATLPKPRAYGGELYGPDRPLSPRRAFEGIRLRFEKQPSEEEEWAVPASPPSPEAGAIRCASFCAGFPIPDSPAATAYAHEHAQSWPSINLLMETVGSDIRSCPLCQLGFPVGYPDDALIKHIDSHLENSKI from the exons ATGGGGGAAGGACCAGGCTGCATCTCAGTTGGCCACAGAGCTCCTCAGGCCAGGACAAGGGGTATCAGGGACAAGCTCTGGGCCACCCTCTCCACCGTTGCTCCTGCTCTCCCAGGAGGCCCAGGGCGGGCTGTGGCCCAGGCCCTTGCCATGGAGTCCATGTTTGAGGATGACATCAGCATCCTGACCCAGGAGGCCCTGGGGCCCAGTGAGGTGTGGCTGGATGCCCCTGGAGACCCCTCGCTGGGGGGGGACATGTGCTCTGCCTCCCATTTTGCCCTGATCACAGCCTATGGAGACATCAAGGAACGGCTGGGGGGCCTGGAGAGAGAGAATGCCACCCTCCGCCGCCGCCTCAAAGTCTACGAGATTAAG TACCCGCTGATCAATGACTTTGGAGAGGAGCACGGCTTCTCTCTGTACGAAATCCAGGATGGGTCCCTGCTGGAGGTGGAGAAAGTCAGCCTGCAGCAACGGCTCAACCAGTTCCAGCATGAG TTGCAGAAGAATAAGGAGCAGGAAGAACAGCTCGGGGAGATGATCCAGGCTTATGAGAAGCTCTGCGTGGAGAAGAGTGACCTGGAGACAGAACTGGGAGAGATG CGGGCCCTGGTGGAGACGCACCTGCGGCAGATCTGTGGTTtggagcagcagctgcagcagcaacaAGGCCTCCGGGATGCAGCCTTCCCCAGCCTgagccccccgcccgcccctgccccgccctgtGCTGATCTGGACCTGCACTACTTGGCACTTAGAGGAGGATCTGGCTTGAGTCACG CAGGCTGGCCGGGCCCCACAACGAGTATGAGTGAGCTGGAGCGGCGGCGGCTAGAAGAGGCTCTGGAGGCTGCGCAGGGAGAGGCTCGGGGGGCTCAGCTTCGGGAGGAGCAGCTCCAGGCCGAGTGTGAGCGGCTgcagggggagctgaagcagCTGCAGGAGACCCGGGCCCAG GATCTGGCCTCCAACCAGTCGGAGCGGGACATGGCATGGGTGAAAAGAGTTGGGGATGACCA GGTGAATTTGGCGCTGGCTTACACGGAGCTGACAGAGGAGCTGGGCCGGCTTCGGGAGTTGAGTTCCCTGCAGGGGAGGATCTTGAGGACTCTGCTGCAGGAGCAGGCTCGGAGTGGCG GCCAGAGGCACTCCCCGCTATCGCAGCGCCACTCCCCGGCCCCTCAGTGCCCCTCGCACTCCCCGCCGGCCCGAGCGGCGCCCCCGTGCCCCCCGTGCCAGTCCCCCGTCCCCCAGCGCCGCTCTCCCGGGCCCCCGTGCCCCTCGCCCCAGCAGCGCCGCTCGCCGGCCTCGCCCTCCTGCCCGTCGCCCGTCCCGCAGCGCCGCTCGCCGGTGCCGCCGCCGTGCCAGCCCCCCAGCCCGCAGCGCCGCTCCCCGGGGCCCCCAGCCTGCCCGGCCCCGCAgccccggcccccgccgcccccgccgcccgggGAGAGGACGCTGGCCGAGCGCGCCTACGCCAAGCCGCCCAGCCACCACGTGAAGGCCGGCTTCCAGGGCCGGCGCAGTTACTCGGAGATGGCGGAGGGCGCGGGCTACGCGGGCGCCTCCGCGCCGTGGCTGCAGGCCGAGGCGGCCACGCTGCCCAAGCCGCGGGCCTACGGCGGCGAGCTCTACGGCCCCGACCGGCCCCTCAGCCCGCGGCGCGCGTTCGAGGGCATCCGCTTGCGCTTCGAGAAGCAGCCGtcggaggaggaggagtgggccGTGCCCGCCAGCCCGCCCAGCCCGGAGGCCGGCGCCATCCGCTGCGCCTCGTTCTGCGCGGGCTTTCCCATCCCGGACTCGCCTGCCGCCACCGCCTACGCCCACGAGCACGCGCAGTCCTGGCCGTCCATCAAC CTGCTGATGGAGACAGTGGGCTCTGATATCCGCAGCTGCCCCCTCTGCCAGCTGGGTTTCCCTGTCGGCTACCCGGATGATGCCCTCATCAAACACATTGACTCCCACCTGGAGAACAGCAAGATCTAG
- the TBKBP1 gene encoding TANK-binding kinase 1-binding protein 1 isoform X4, which produces MESMFEDDISILTQEALGPSEVWLDAPGDPSLGGDMCSASHFALITAYGDIKERLGGLERENATLRRRLKVYEIKYPLINDFGEEHGFSLYEIQDGSLLEVEKVSLQQRLNQFQHELQKNKEQEEQLGEMIQAYEKLCVEKSDLETELGEMRALVETHLRQICGLEQQLQQQQGLRDAAFPSLSPPPAPAPPCADLDLHYLALRGGSGLSHAGWPGPTTSMSELERRRLEEALEAAQGEARGAQLREEQLQAECERLQGELKQLQETRAQDLASNQSERDMAWVKRVGDDQVNLALAYTELTEELGRLRELSSLQGRILRTLLQEQARSGGQRHSPLSQRHSPAPQCPSHSPPARAAPPCPPCQSPVPQRRSPGPPCPSPQQRRSPASPSCPSPVPQRRSPVPPPCQPPSPQRRSPGPPACPAPQPRPPPPPPPGERTLAERAYAKPPSHHVKAGFQGRRSYSEMAEGAGYAGASAPWLQAEAATLPKPRAYGGELYGPDRPLSPRRAFEGIRLRFEKQPSEEEEWAVPASPPSPEAGAIRCASFCAGFPIPDSPAATAYAHEHAQSWPSINLLMETVGSDIRSCPLCQLGFPVGYPDDALIKHIDSHLENSKI; this is translated from the exons ATGGAGTCCATGTTTGAGGATGACATCAGCATCCTGACCCAGGAGGCCCTGGGGCCCAGTGAGGTGTGGCTGGATGCCCCTGGAGACCCCTCGCTGGGGGGGGACATGTGCTCTGCCTCCCATTTTGCCCTGATCACAGCCTATGGAGACATCAAGGAACGGCTGGGGGGCCTGGAGAGAGAGAATGCCACCCTCCGCCGCCGCCTCAAAGTCTACGAGATTAAG TACCCGCTGATCAATGACTTTGGAGAGGAGCACGGCTTCTCTCTGTACGAAATCCAGGATGGGTCCCTGCTGGAGGTGGAGAAAGTCAGCCTGCAGCAACGGCTCAACCAGTTCCAGCATGAG TTGCAGAAGAATAAGGAGCAGGAAGAACAGCTCGGGGAGATGATCCAGGCTTATGAGAAGCTCTGCGTGGAGAAGAGTGACCTGGAGACAGAACTGGGAGAGATG CGGGCCCTGGTGGAGACGCACCTGCGGCAGATCTGTGGTTtggagcagcagctgcagcagcaacaAGGCCTCCGGGATGCAGCCTTCCCCAGCCTgagccccccgcccgcccctgccccgccctgtGCTGATCTGGACCTGCACTACTTGGCACTTAGAGGAGGATCTGGCTTGAGTCACG CAGGCTGGCCGGGCCCCACAACGAGTATGAGTGAGCTGGAGCGGCGGCGGCTAGAAGAGGCTCTGGAGGCTGCGCAGGGAGAGGCTCGGGGGGCTCAGCTTCGGGAGGAGCAGCTCCAGGCCGAGTGTGAGCGGCTgcagggggagctgaagcagCTGCAGGAGACCCGGGCCCAG GATCTGGCCTCCAACCAGTCGGAGCGGGACATGGCATGGGTGAAAAGAGTTGGGGATGACCA GGTGAATTTGGCGCTGGCTTACACGGAGCTGACAGAGGAGCTGGGCCGGCTTCGGGAGTTGAGTTCCCTGCAGGGGAGGATCTTGAGGACTCTGCTGCAGGAGCAGGCTCGGAGTGGCG GCCAGAGGCACTCCCCGCTATCGCAGCGCCACTCCCCGGCCCCTCAGTGCCCCTCGCACTCCCCGCCGGCCCGAGCGGCGCCCCCGTGCCCCCCGTGCCAGTCCCCCGTCCCCCAGCGCCGCTCTCCCGGGCCCCCGTGCCCCTCGCCCCAGCAGCGCCGCTCGCCGGCCTCGCCCTCCTGCCCGTCGCCCGTCCCGCAGCGCCGCTCGCCGGTGCCGCCGCCGTGCCAGCCCCCCAGCCCGCAGCGCCGCTCCCCGGGGCCCCCAGCCTGCCCGGCCCCGCAgccccggcccccgccgcccccgccgcccgggGAGAGGACGCTGGCCGAGCGCGCCTACGCCAAGCCGCCCAGCCACCACGTGAAGGCCGGCTTCCAGGGCCGGCGCAGTTACTCGGAGATGGCGGAGGGCGCGGGCTACGCGGGCGCCTCCGCGCCGTGGCTGCAGGCCGAGGCGGCCACGCTGCCCAAGCCGCGGGCCTACGGCGGCGAGCTCTACGGCCCCGACCGGCCCCTCAGCCCGCGGCGCGCGTTCGAGGGCATCCGCTTGCGCTTCGAGAAGCAGCCGtcggaggaggaggagtgggccGTGCCCGCCAGCCCGCCCAGCCCGGAGGCCGGCGCCATCCGCTGCGCCTCGTTCTGCGCGGGCTTTCCCATCCCGGACTCGCCTGCCGCCACCGCCTACGCCCACGAGCACGCGCAGTCCTGGCCGTCCATCAAC CTGCTGATGGAGACAGTGGGCTCTGATATCCGCAGCTGCCCCCTCTGCCAGCTGGGTTTCCCTGTCGGCTACCCGGATGATGCCCTCATCAAACACATTGACTCCCACCTGGAGAACAGCAAGATCTAG
- the TBKBP1 gene encoding TANK-binding kinase 1-binding protein 1 isoform X3, whose protein sequence is MGEGPGCISVGHRAPQARTRGIRDKLWATLSTVAPALPGGPGRAVAQALAMESMFEDDISILTQEALGPSEVWLDAPGDPSLGGDMCSASHFALITAYGDIKERLGGLERENATLRRRLKVYEIKDGSLLEVEKVSLQQRLNQFQHELQKNKEQEEQLGEMIQAYEKLCVEKSDLETELGEMRALVETHLRQICGLEQQLQQQQGLRDAAFPSLSPPPAPAPPCADLDLHYLALRGGSGLSHAGWPGPTTSMSELERRRLEEALEAAQGEARGAQLREEQLQAECERLQGELKQLQETRAQDLASNQSERDMAWVKRVGDDQVNLALAYTELTEELGRLRELSSLQGRILRTLLQEQARSGGQRHSPLSQRHSPAPQCPSHSPPARAAPPCPPCQSPVPQRRSPGPPCPSPQQRRSPASPSCPSPVPQRRSPVPPPCQPPSPQRRSPGPPACPAPQPRPPPPPPPGERTLAERAYAKPPSHHVKAGFQGRRSYSEMAEGAGYAGASAPWLQAEAATLPKPRAYGGELYGPDRPLSPRRAFEGIRLRFEKQPSEEEEWAVPASPPSPEAGAIRCASFCAGFPIPDSPAATAYAHEHAQSWPSINLLMETVGSDIRSCPLCQLGFPVGYPDDALIKHIDSHLENSKI, encoded by the exons ATGGGGGAAGGACCAGGCTGCATCTCAGTTGGCCACAGAGCTCCTCAGGCCAGGACAAGGGGTATCAGGGACAAGCTCTGGGCCACCCTCTCCACCGTTGCTCCTGCTCTCCCAGGAGGCCCAGGGCGGGCTGTGGCCCAGGCCCTTGCCATGGAGTCCATGTTTGAGGATGACATCAGCATCCTGACCCAGGAGGCCCTGGGGCCCAGTGAGGTGTGGCTGGATGCCCCTGGAGACCCCTCGCTGGGGGGGGACATGTGCTCTGCCTCCCATTTTGCCCTGATCACAGCCTATGGAGACATCAAGGAACGGCTGGGGGGCCTGGAGAGAGAGAATGCCACCCTCCGCCGCCGCCTCAAAGTCTACGAGATTAAG GATGGGTCCCTGCTGGAGGTGGAGAAAGTCAGCCTGCAGCAACGGCTCAACCAGTTCCAGCATGAG TTGCAGAAGAATAAGGAGCAGGAAGAACAGCTCGGGGAGATGATCCAGGCTTATGAGAAGCTCTGCGTGGAGAAGAGTGACCTGGAGACAGAACTGGGAGAGATG CGGGCCCTGGTGGAGACGCACCTGCGGCAGATCTGTGGTTtggagcagcagctgcagcagcaacaAGGCCTCCGGGATGCAGCCTTCCCCAGCCTgagccccccgcccgcccctgccccgccctgtGCTGATCTGGACCTGCACTACTTGGCACTTAGAGGAGGATCTGGCTTGAGTCACG CAGGCTGGCCGGGCCCCACAACGAGTATGAGTGAGCTGGAGCGGCGGCGGCTAGAAGAGGCTCTGGAGGCTGCGCAGGGAGAGGCTCGGGGGGCTCAGCTTCGGGAGGAGCAGCTCCAGGCCGAGTGTGAGCGGCTgcagggggagctgaagcagCTGCAGGAGACCCGGGCCCAG GATCTGGCCTCCAACCAGTCGGAGCGGGACATGGCATGGGTGAAAAGAGTTGGGGATGACCA GGTGAATTTGGCGCTGGCTTACACGGAGCTGACAGAGGAGCTGGGCCGGCTTCGGGAGTTGAGTTCCCTGCAGGGGAGGATCTTGAGGACTCTGCTGCAGGAGCAGGCTCGGAGTGGCG GCCAGAGGCACTCCCCGCTATCGCAGCGCCACTCCCCGGCCCCTCAGTGCCCCTCGCACTCCCCGCCGGCCCGAGCGGCGCCCCCGTGCCCCCCGTGCCAGTCCCCCGTCCCCCAGCGCCGCTCTCCCGGGCCCCCGTGCCCCTCGCCCCAGCAGCGCCGCTCGCCGGCCTCGCCCTCCTGCCCGTCGCCCGTCCCGCAGCGCCGCTCGCCGGTGCCGCCGCCGTGCCAGCCCCCCAGCCCGCAGCGCCGCTCCCCGGGGCCCCCAGCCTGCCCGGCCCCGCAgccccggcccccgccgcccccgccgcccgggGAGAGGACGCTGGCCGAGCGCGCCTACGCCAAGCCGCCCAGCCACCACGTGAAGGCCGGCTTCCAGGGCCGGCGCAGTTACTCGGAGATGGCGGAGGGCGCGGGCTACGCGGGCGCCTCCGCGCCGTGGCTGCAGGCCGAGGCGGCCACGCTGCCCAAGCCGCGGGCCTACGGCGGCGAGCTCTACGGCCCCGACCGGCCCCTCAGCCCGCGGCGCGCGTTCGAGGGCATCCGCTTGCGCTTCGAGAAGCAGCCGtcggaggaggaggagtgggccGTGCCCGCCAGCCCGCCCAGCCCGGAGGCCGGCGCCATCCGCTGCGCCTCGTTCTGCGCGGGCTTTCCCATCCCGGACTCGCCTGCCGCCACCGCCTACGCCCACGAGCACGCGCAGTCCTGGCCGTCCATCAAC CTGCTGATGGAGACAGTGGGCTCTGATATCCGCAGCTGCCCCCTCTGCCAGCTGGGTTTCCCTGTCGGCTACCCGGATGATGCCCTCATCAAACACATTGACTCCCACCTGGAGAACAGCAAGATCTAG
- the TBKBP1 gene encoding TANK-binding kinase 1-binding protein 1 isoform X1: MGEGPGCISVGHRAPQARTRGIRDKLWATLSTVAPALPGGPGRAVAQALAMESMFEDDISILTQEALGPSEVWLDAPGDPSLGGDMCSASHFALITAYGDIKERLGGLERENATLRRRLKVYEIKYPLINDFGEEHGFSLYEIQDGSLLEVEKVSLQQRLNQFQHELQKNKEQEEQLGEMIQAYEKLCVEKSDLETELGEMRALVETHLRQICGLEQQLQQQQGLRDAAFPSLSPPPAPAPPCADLDLHYLALRGGSGLSHGWPGPTTSMSELERRRLEEALEAAQGEARGAQLREEQLQAECERLQGELKQLQETRAQDLASNQSERDMAWVKRVGDDQVNLALAYTELTEELGRLRELSSLQGRILRTLLQEQARSGGQRHSPLSQRHSPAPQCPSHSPPARAAPPCPPCQSPVPQRRSPGPPCPSPQQRRSPASPSCPSPVPQRRSPVPPPCQPPSPQRRSPGPPACPAPQPRPPPPPPPGERTLAERAYAKPPSHHVKAGFQGRRSYSEMAEGAGYAGASAPWLQAEAATLPKPRAYGGELYGPDRPLSPRRAFEGIRLRFEKQPSEEEEWAVPASPPSPEAGAIRCASFCAGFPIPDSPAATAYAHEHAQSWPSINLLMETVGSDIRSCPLCQLGFPVGYPDDALIKHIDSHLENSKI, from the exons ATGGGGGAAGGACCAGGCTGCATCTCAGTTGGCCACAGAGCTCCTCAGGCCAGGACAAGGGGTATCAGGGACAAGCTCTGGGCCACCCTCTCCACCGTTGCTCCTGCTCTCCCAGGAGGCCCAGGGCGGGCTGTGGCCCAGGCCCTTGCCATGGAGTCCATGTTTGAGGATGACATCAGCATCCTGACCCAGGAGGCCCTGGGGCCCAGTGAGGTGTGGCTGGATGCCCCTGGAGACCCCTCGCTGGGGGGGGACATGTGCTCTGCCTCCCATTTTGCCCTGATCACAGCCTATGGAGACATCAAGGAACGGCTGGGGGGCCTGGAGAGAGAGAATGCCACCCTCCGCCGCCGCCTCAAAGTCTACGAGATTAAG TACCCGCTGATCAATGACTTTGGAGAGGAGCACGGCTTCTCTCTGTACGAAATCCAGGATGGGTCCCTGCTGGAGGTGGAGAAAGTCAGCCTGCAGCAACGGCTCAACCAGTTCCAGCATGAG TTGCAGAAGAATAAGGAGCAGGAAGAACAGCTCGGGGAGATGATCCAGGCTTATGAGAAGCTCTGCGTGGAGAAGAGTGACCTGGAGACAGAACTGGGAGAGATG CGGGCCCTGGTGGAGACGCACCTGCGGCAGATCTGTGGTTtggagcagcagctgcagcagcaacaAGGCCTCCGGGATGCAGCCTTCCCCAGCCTgagccccccgcccgcccctgccccgccctgtGCTGATCTGGACCTGCACTACTTGGCACTTAGAGGAGGATCTGGCTTGAGTCACG GCTGGCCGGGCCCCACAACGAGTATGAGTGAGCTGGAGCGGCGGCGGCTAGAAGAGGCTCTGGAGGCTGCGCAGGGAGAGGCTCGGGGGGCTCAGCTTCGGGAGGAGCAGCTCCAGGCCGAGTGTGAGCGGCTgcagggggagctgaagcagCTGCAGGAGACCCGGGCCCAG GATCTGGCCTCCAACCAGTCGGAGCGGGACATGGCATGGGTGAAAAGAGTTGGGGATGACCA GGTGAATTTGGCGCTGGCTTACACGGAGCTGACAGAGGAGCTGGGCCGGCTTCGGGAGTTGAGTTCCCTGCAGGGGAGGATCTTGAGGACTCTGCTGCAGGAGCAGGCTCGGAGTGGCG GCCAGAGGCACTCCCCGCTATCGCAGCGCCACTCCCCGGCCCCTCAGTGCCCCTCGCACTCCCCGCCGGCCCGAGCGGCGCCCCCGTGCCCCCCGTGCCAGTCCCCCGTCCCCCAGCGCCGCTCTCCCGGGCCCCCGTGCCCCTCGCCCCAGCAGCGCCGCTCGCCGGCCTCGCCCTCCTGCCCGTCGCCCGTCCCGCAGCGCCGCTCGCCGGTGCCGCCGCCGTGCCAGCCCCCCAGCCCGCAGCGCCGCTCCCCGGGGCCCCCAGCCTGCCCGGCCCCGCAgccccggcccccgccgcccccgccgcccgggGAGAGGACGCTGGCCGAGCGCGCCTACGCCAAGCCGCCCAGCCACCACGTGAAGGCCGGCTTCCAGGGCCGGCGCAGTTACTCGGAGATGGCGGAGGGCGCGGGCTACGCGGGCGCCTCCGCGCCGTGGCTGCAGGCCGAGGCGGCCACGCTGCCCAAGCCGCGGGCCTACGGCGGCGAGCTCTACGGCCCCGACCGGCCCCTCAGCCCGCGGCGCGCGTTCGAGGGCATCCGCTTGCGCTTCGAGAAGCAGCCGtcggaggaggaggagtgggccGTGCCCGCCAGCCCGCCCAGCCCGGAGGCCGGCGCCATCCGCTGCGCCTCGTTCTGCGCGGGCTTTCCCATCCCGGACTCGCCTGCCGCCACCGCCTACGCCCACGAGCACGCGCAGTCCTGGCCGTCCATCAAC CTGCTGATGGAGACAGTGGGCTCTGATATCCGCAGCTGCCCCCTCTGCCAGCTGGGTTTCCCTGTCGGCTACCCGGATGATGCCCTCATCAAACACATTGACTCCCACCTGGAGAACAGCAAGATCTAG